Within Mercenaria mercenaria strain notata chromosome 15, MADL_Memer_1, whole genome shotgun sequence, the genomic segment tgtcggatagtgtttatataaaatttcctatacttatgtatataagtATAAGTTTGCAGCTCGCCCACggagaacatttcaaaatatcttgattatatACTCAAACCGCACATGATAAACTTACCGTCTTATATTAAAGACACAATTGACTTTATTGAAaagattaaaagtttcaaattcaaGAGTAAGGCTACTTATTTAGTGACACTAGGTGTTTCTTCTCTATACACAAACATACCGCACAGCGACGGAATAGacgcatgtaaatattttttggacGAGCATTGCCATGGAAGATTGAAAAGTGACGATATCGCAAAACTCATTAAACTTGTTctgcaaaataattatttcaaatttgatgaagatttttatcTCCAAAAAATGGGTACTGCGATGGGCAGCTCAATGGCACCATCATACGCATCGTTATTtatgggaaaatttgaacaagacTTCCTTAGAAATCGAGATCTACAACCGACACTTTGGCTGCGTTTCCTGGATGATATTTTTATGGTGTGGGATCATTCCTTGGAAGAACTAGAACTTTTCATCAgagagttaaacagttttcatcctgacATAAAGTTTACGCATACTATTTCACAAGATTCGCTCTCGTTTCTAGATGTAAATATATCCAAGGGAAAGAATTTATGTGTCGAAACTAACATATATGTGAAAGAAACTAATAACCACCAGTACTTGGACTATACATCATGTCATCCCAAACAATGTAAGAACGGTATTCCGTATAGTCAAGCAAAACGCTATAGACGTATAATATCAGATGATGACAAGTTCAAACATTCGTTATCACAGCTTCGTGAATTCTTCGTTGACAGAGGTTACCCACATGATGTGTTAGACCGTGCCTTCCAAAAAGTAGTCAATATATCTCAGCAAGATGCTTTACAGACTCAAGTTGGGGACAAAAATAGTGTAATTCCTTTTACTATTGTGTATGATCCAGCGCTTCCACGTATTGGTAACACTATCAATAAATACTGGAGTATTTTGAACCTATCAAAAAGCTTTACAACTAAATCCGTTTATGAGAACTGTAAACCTATTGTTGCCTATAGACGTCCGAAAAATTTACAAGACTATTTGATAAGTTCAGAGTTCAATAAGCAAAGTGATAAACTTTACCTCTCACAGAGATGTAATGGTAGCCAATGTTCGCATTGTACCAATATCGAAACAGGTTCAGAATTTACCAGTCAAATGACTGGTCAATCATACAGTTTACATCATAACGTAAACTGTAAAAGTAActgtgtaatttatttgattacttgcaaaaaatgtgacaaacggtatgtgggacaaactaagtaacctgtatcaaaacgcatgaacagtcaccgatttgatattacggtaatagttttactgaccctactttttcctcaatggttgcatcacatttcaatttacgagatcattgcttaaaggacttttcttttatgcctattgatgttgtaagaaatgacattgatcgtctctgcaaagaaacagtgtggatacataaactgaaaacgctctatccagatggtttaaattctaaagttttatttgatattaattgaccaattaactaattgtattgatctacatatatagatatgtaatgccgagtatatcgttgttttttcctatttctgttttttatgacaattaaaacaaattctaaACTATTCAACTGTCTCAACATTTCATAATGCACTATTTTGAACAGATTTTTCGTATTCATCACTCAACTTGCGGTCCATATATCTTTCCACATTCCTTCAGCAAATCACCAGTTTCAATGTTTTTGGCTGAATACTCCTCCcatacattttgaattttgttctcAATTGTCTTTGACACTGGTCTTATCCTACGGGTAGAAACACCTTGACGAACATTGAAAATCTGGTTTCATTAAATGTAACAtacaaactatatatatatataaacaagagcaccctACTGGTATGACAGTGTCACGAAcgacaagaaaaagaagaagaagagcaccgccttgtgggtgcagacactcatctgattttttgtctctgtataatagattTGCTAAGTCCaataggggccataattcttgcaaaaagccatgtcgagttacggtacttgctgtgcacagtcagcttttaatggtgaataactgcttcaagttttaaagcaataggtttgaccgttaaggagaaaagctgacctaaacacaaaacttaaccaagaaatctgatattttctaagtcaaaaaggaccgtctataattcttgcaaaaagtggGATGGTGTTATGcttcttgttgtacagagtcagcttttgatggtgaacaagtggtgcaagttttaaagcaatagctttgatagtttaggagaaaagctgaccttaacataaaacttaaccaagaaatctgatattttctaagtccaaaaggggccataattcttgcaaaacgtaggatggagttatgtttcttgttgtagagtcagcttttgatggtgaacaaatgttgcaagtttaaaagcaatagttttgatagttttggagaaaaactgtcacctaaacataaaacttaaccaagaaatctgacatttcctaagtccaaaaggggccataattcttgcaaaaagcaggatggagttatatttcttgctgtacagagtcagcttttgatgataaacaagtggtgcaagttttaaagcaatagctttgatagtttaggggaaaagctgacctaaacataaaacttaaccaggcaacgcagacacagacacggatgccgatcaagtgatgacagtaactcatcatttttttttcctcaaaataatCAAATGAGTAAAAACAAAAAGGTTAAAGAAACAACTTACAAAACTCTTGTCAGGCATCAGGTATTGTCTAGATCTAGCGAAGATTCATCTTCAGTCTGGTCATCCTACACTGAACTCAATACCAAGGAAATAGAAATGTTCTGCTCAacacggggctagagggcgtggacggtagcatgcatttccactaccgtccatgaacaggctcaatcacaccgagcctgcaacattttcgtgttcGTGGTGTTGAGCGACCAGTGTGGAGtttccaatttttctattttataaagaAAGGCAATCAGATAGGTACATACCTAATTTAAGAACTATTTTACATATGGCAGTGTCTTAGATCTGCAAAATTTTCTAGGTGTAAGATCATAATTTGGAGAACAGATGAACTGatacaaaattaataatgttttacaaGTTGTCCATTCGCTAGTAGCTATTCCTGTCCCAAACCCAGGAGAATGACTCatcaaacacacacacaccctggtCTGTATACACTTTAATCCATTCAGTTTCCAGTTATcataaattttccatttttatctCGATTATAAGTATACATATAGAAAGCTATCTTACCTGACAGACAATGGGGCCAGAGTCCTTCCacgtccgcaccttggttaaactTTTAAGGCACTTTCTGTTTATCTCTGTATAACTACTTAATTgaattgcttcaaactttaaatacttattccttatcatcaccTACATCAAATGGCTTATGGGTCATAACTCTcaaaccaatatttcatgaatcatcCAACCTTTTTAACTTAGCTTATTTCCAGTTAAAGTTTTGGcgcacttttgctctatctcagttactgctaaattgatttgattcaaacttaaaacagttgttccacatcatatgacacaaggtccatattTTACTCTGGCAGTATTTTGCaggaattatgccctcttttcaCTTAGAAATTTAgtttgattttgatgcattttcactatatatatatCTCTTATTAAAGAAGGTATTTgattgaaactcaaaataattgTCCCACATCATCACCCACCATCATTTTTACACAATTACTTTGGCACCAATAatctatttattaatttattatcaccctttttacttattatttcaggtttaagttttaatgcactttcactctatctctgttattaccaaaaggatttgattcaaacttaaaatagttgtaacacatcatgatcatcacctgcatttatgacacaagggccataactgttgcacaaatatttcatgaattatgccctgtttacttagattttcaggttaattttggtgcactttcactatttgtttgttattacttaatgaatttgattcaaacttaaaataattcttcTACATCATTGTCctcatcacatgacacaaggtccctgtaactctggtgcaaatatttcatgattatgtccccttttaagaATATCTGTTTAAGTTTGATGCTTTTTCAGTATATCGCATTTGTTTgtgaatggatttaattcaaacttaaaacgatTGTTGCACATCCTATGACACAAGCTCTAATATGCCCCTTTTTTccttacaatttcaggttaaagttgtggtatattttattactagtaagatttgattaaaactgaaattattgttCCACATTAGTAGCCACATGATGTGACATATGGTGCATTACTTAcgcagaaattttccatgaattatgtcccttttatacttacttagtgttttgatacaattTATCTCTGTTAAAGTACTCAATACATTTGAGACAGACTTgctattatccaatatcttcatccacattagagtcattaaacacttcagtgacaactccagcttcctcagatgttcCAAGTTTCAcaatccagcatcgaaatagtcaagcgtgctgttCCTGTGACAGCCGTTGTTTTCCAAGTACCGGTACTCACGTCTCATAGAGCAACCTACCATATGAAATTGTTCTCCTGCCCAAACTTTTCAAGCTGCAGTAGGCCAACATACATGCATTATTAGTTGTAGCAAATTGTGTGTAATTAACCCGTGATTTTACAACTCTAGCCTGTATATCTAACACTTTTCACTTTGACATCTCACTGGCAGTACTTTTGTAAGCATCTTTCTCTTGCACTGACTGCGCGTCTGTTAATAATACCAGAATATGGagtttttaacaataatttaagATAGAGATACATGAGAATTGTTAACTTAACACATATGCCCCAAAAGATGGCCTTTCGGAGGTAACTGTATGAGAAAAAGCATGCTGTGAATGGGGTCATCAGTTCATTCTACTACGACGATATCATACTACGAAGTTTGATGGACATTCTAAGCTCATTGAGCTATATGTCCTGGAACTATTTTCAGTCTATAGGTCAATGTCACTTTGGCATCTGACTTCCTGACAACCACAACTATAGGGGTCATCGAACTGACCATAGTACAGCCTCACTGGTAGTGTCTGCTCTGAGTGCTTTATGGTTAGAGTTTCAATCTCTAACCATGTCTAGATTTCTTGACTGGCACTCAGTATTTCAAAGAGTTATGTTGTGCCGGGAGGTTACAAAATAAGCCCCAAGGTAACTTGGTTATCTTACAAAATTTGACTACTGTAAACCAGAACATTCCAATTGTCAATCTGAAAGTATTTCGAGTTGAAGCACCAGGCACCAGTACTCTAACATCTCATCTTTAAAACCTTGGTTGAGGTGAGCTGTAAATGCGAACAAGTCACTTTAACAGCCCTGTCTCCTTGTAGATAATGGAGGGGGAATTTCATAAACAAAGGGACATACTAgaatgaaacaagaaatattaGTAACCAATGATTGCTCCacaaaatttgcatattaaaagaacacaAATGGAATTTACTGACGTTTAAAT encodes:
- the LOC128548727 gene encoding uncharacterized protein LOC128548727, whose translation is MGTAMGSSMAPSYASLFMGKFEQDFLRNRDLQPTLWLRFLDDIFMVWDHSLEELELFIRELNSFHPDIKFTHTISQDSLSFLDVNISKGKNLCVETNIYVKETNNHQYLDYTSCHPKQCKNGIPYSQAKRYRRIISDDDKFKHSLSQLREFFVDRGYPHDVLDRAFQKVVNISQQDALQTQVGDKNSVIPFTIVYDPALPRIGNTINKYWSILNLSKSFTTKSVYENCKPIVAYRRPKNLQDYLISSEFNKQSDKLYLSQRCIRYCLDLAKIHLQSGHPTLNSIPRK